A section of the Triticum dicoccoides isolate Atlit2015 ecotype Zavitan chromosome 7A, WEW_v2.0, whole genome shotgun sequence genome encodes:
- the LOC119330968 gene encoding putative receptor-like protein kinase At3g47110 has product MQDQKLYIWSRLLLLANQTKRGMAMGVMSFLWSLLALLMIVMVIASDEAALLAFKAQVSDGSSLASWNSSADFCSWEGVTCSHRRPARVVELSLDSRALAGVLSPALGNLTFLRMLNLSFNWFHGEIPASLGRLRRLQRLDLNDNSFSGKFPVNLSSCIRLNKMGLHNNKIGGHIPAELGEKFISLAVISLRNNSFTGPIPGSLANLSYLRYLDFSANQLVGSIPPVLGSIQTMRFFSLSQNNLSGMLPPSLYNLSSLEVFDISHNMLYGSILDDIDNKFPKINGLYLGNNYFAGTIPSSISNLSNLIQLSLGFNRFSGYVPPTLGKLQALQHLHLSDTKLEANDNKGWEFITSLANCSQLRFLSLGGYSLEGLLPASVTNLSTTLQELYLLDSRVAGVIPADIGNLVGLTRLAIANNYISGVIPESIGKLENLVELALYNNSLSGLIPPSIGNLSQLNRLYAYYGNLEGPIPASLGELKNLFLLDLSTNYRLNGSIPREILKLSGLSWYLDLSYNSLSGPLPNEVGSLANLNQLILSGNQLSGKIPDSIQNCIVLDWLLLDNNLFEGSIPRSLTNIKGLSKLNLTMNKLSGNIPEALASIGNLQELYLAHNDFSGSIPAVLQNLTSLSKLDLSFNNLQGEVPDGGVFRNITYVEVVAGNTNLCSGRPQLHLVPCSTSRIRKNRKRMSKSLVISLATAGTILLSVLVLVLVWILRRKLRQSQKILVQYSDAENHYERIPYHALMRGTNEFSDINLLGRGSYGAVYKCVLANEDRTLAIKVFNLGQSRYSKSFEVECEAMRRIRHRCLINIITSCSSVDHQGQEFKALVFEFMPNGNLDGWLHPKSQEPTTNNTLSLAQRLDIAINIVDAVEYLHIYCQPLVIHCDLKPSNILLADDMSARVGDFGISRILQENTSERMQTSYSTIGIKGSIGYVAPEYGEGSVVSTHGDIYSLGILLLEMFTGRRPTDDRFIDSLDLHKFVEDALLDRTLEVADPTIWMHNEQHENNTIRTQKCLVSVLRLGISCSKQQPRERTLTGDAAAEMRAIRDAYLAFAG; this is encoded by the exons ATGCAAGACCAAAAATTGTATATATGGAGCAGGCTACTGCTACTTGCCAACCAAACCAAGAGGGGCATGGCAATGGGGGTCATGAGTTTCCTATGGTCATTGCTAGCGCTCCTGATGATCGTCATGGTGATCGCCAGCGATGAGGCCGCGTTGCTTGCTTTTAAAGCACAAGTCAGCGATGGCAGCTCGCTGGCCTCCTGGAATAGCAGTGCTGATTTCTGCAGCTGGGAAGGCGTGACATGCAGCCACCGGAGGCCCGCGCGGGTGGTGGAGCTGAGCTTGGACAGCAGAGCACTCGCCGGAGTACTCTCCCCAGCCCTAGGGAACCTCACGTTCCTGCGGATGCTCAACCTGAGCTTCAACTGGTTCCATGGGGAGATTCCAGCAAGCCTCGGCCGCCTCCGTCGCCTACAGAGGCTAGACTTGAACGACAACTCCTTCTCCGGCAAGTTCCCTGTAAACCTGAGTTCCTGCATTAGGCTGAACAAAATGGGACTACACAACAACAAGATTGGCGGCCACATCCCAGCTGAGCTCGGCGAAAAGTTCATATCCCTAGCAGTGATCTCGCTGAGGAACAACAGTTTCACAGGTCCCATCCCGGGGTCATTGGCCAATCTGTCCTATCTACGATATCTGGATTTCTCTGCCAACCAGCTAGTTGGCTCAATCCCACCAGTGCTCGGAAGCATCCAGACCATGCGGTTTTTCAGTCTCTCCCAAAACAACCTCTCTGGTATGCTTCCACCTTCTCTCTACAACTTATCGTCGCTGGAAGTTTTTGATATAAGTCACAATATGTTGTATGGAAGCATTCTGGATGATATCGACAACAAGTTCCCCAAGATAAATGGTCTTTACTTGGGTAATAATTACTTCGCGGGGACCATCCCTTCCTCAATATCTAATCTATCTAACCTCATACAACTCAGCCTGGGGTTCAATAGATTTAGTGGGTATGTGCCTCCAACATTGGGGAAGTTGCAAGCTCTCCAACATCTCCACTTGTCTGACACTAAGCTTGAAGCAAATGATAACAAAGGGTGGGAATTCATCACTTCTTTGGCAAACTGCAGCCAGTTGCGCTTCTTGTCACTCGGCGGCTACTCTTTAGAAGGATTGCTGCCAGCTTCAGTTACTAACCTCTCAACGACTCTTCAAGAGTTATACTTACTGGACAGTCGGGTCGCTGGAGTTATTCCTGCAGACATAGGCAATTTGGTTGGTCTCACCAGGCTTGCAATAGCAAACAATTATATCTCCGGAGTGATCCCAGAGAGCATCGGTAAGCTGGAAAACTTGGTTGAGCTAGCCTTGTATAACAATAGCTTGTCTGGCCTCATACCGCCGTCAATAGGGAACCTTTCACAGTTAAACAGGCTTTATGCATACTACGGAAACTTGGAGGGGCCCATTCCAGCAAGCCTGGGGGAGCTGAAAAACCTATTCTTACTTGATTTGTCAACAAACTACAGACTTAACGGTTCAATACCCAGAGAGATTTTGAAATTATCTGGCCTTTCTTGGTACTTGGACTTGTCATACAATTCCCTTTCAGGACCCCTTCCTAATGAGGTTGGTAGCTTGGCAAACCTCAACCAACTGATTCTATCAGGAAATCAGTTGTCTGGCAAGATACCGGATAGTATTCAGAATTGCATAGTCTTGGACTGGTTATTATTAGACAATAATTTGTTCGAGGGGAGCATACCTCGATCACTGACAAATATTAAGGGGCTCAGTAAACTGAATCTGACCATGAATAAGCTCTCTGGTAATATTCCTGAGGCCCTTGCTAGTATTGGAAACCTGCAGGAACTGTACCTAGCACACAATGACTTTTCTGGATCAATCCCGGCAGTTCTACAGAATTTGACTTCATTGTCCAAATTGGATCTGTCCTTTAATAATTTGCAAGGTGAGGTGCCAGATGGAGGTGTTTTCAGAAACATCACTTATGTAGAAGTTGTTGCTGGGAATACCAATCTGTGTAGTGGTAGACCTCAACTTCACTTGGTTCCATGTTCCACAAGCCGCATTAGGAAGAACAGAAAAAGGATGTCAAAGTCTCTTGTAATTTCGCTAGCAACAGCTGGAACAATCTTGTTGTCAGTTTTGGTTCTTGTTCTTGTTTGGATACTTCGTAGGAAGCTCAGACAAAGCCAGAAGATACTAGTGCAGTACTCAGATGCTGAGAACCATTATGAAAGAATCCCCTATCATGCATTAATGAGAGGAACTAACGAATTTTCAGATATTAACTTGCTTGGGAGAGGAAGTTACGGTGCAGTTTATAAGTGTGTTTTGGCAAATGAGGACAGAACATTGGCTATCAAGGTGTTTAACCTCGGTCAATCCAGGTATTCCAAGAGTTTCGAGGTTGAATGTGAAGCCATGAGAAGGATACGGCATCGTTGTCTCATAAATATCATTACTTCTTGTTCAAGCGTCGACCACCAAGGTCAAGAGTTCAAGGCATTGGTGTTTGAGTTCATGCCAAATGGTAACTTGGATGGTTGGCTCCACCCAAAATCTCAAGAGCCCACTACAAACAACACGCTCAGCCTTGCCCAGAGGCTTGATATTGCTATCAATATTGTGGACGCAGTAGAATATCTGCACATCTATTGTCAACCATTGGTAATCCATTGTGATCTTAAGCCAAGCAACATTCTTCTTGCTGACGACATGAGCGCCCGCGTTGGAGACTTTGGCATATCAAGGATCCTTCAAGAAAATACAAGCGAGAGGATGCAAACTTCATATAGCACAATTGGAATAAAAGGTTCCATTGGCTATGTTGCTCCAG AGTATGGAGAAGGCTCTGTGGTCTCAACTCACGGTGATATTTATAGTCTTGGCATATTGCTGCTTGAGATGTTCACCGGAAGGCGCCCAACAGATGACAGGTTCATAGATTCATTGGATCTGCATAAGTTTGTCGAGGATGCTCTTCTAGATAGAACCTTGGAGGTAGCTGACCCAACAATCTGGATGCACAACGAACAACACGAGAACAATACTATTAGAACGCAGAAGTGCTTGGTTTCAGTGTTGAGGCTTGGCATATCCTGCTCAAAGCAACAGCCTCGAGAACGAACATTGACAGGAGATGCAGCAGCAGAGATGCGTGCAATCAGAGATGCATACCTCGCGTTTGCTGGCTAG